One genomic segment of Clostridiaceae bacterium includes these proteins:
- a CDS encoding type II toxin-antitoxin system RelE/ParE family toxin — protein MKYEIRYLPLASKDLYNIVSYIADELKAPKAAMDLIDALDTSISRLAQFPYSCRIYYPEKSLENEYRVLPVKNYLVFYVVKEQVVEIHRVIYAKMDLSKVIK, from the coding sequence ATGAAGTATGAAATTAGATACCTGCCTTTGGCAAGTAAAGATTTATATAATATTGTGTCTTATATTGCAGATGAGTTAAAAGCACCAAAGGCAGCAATGGATTTAATTGATGCATTGGATACTTCTATATCAAGGCTTGCACAGTTTCCGTATTCATGCAGGATATATTATCCTGAAAAATCCCTTGAAAATGAATATAGAGTATTACCTGTAAAAAACTATTTAGTGTTCTATGTGGTTAAAGAACAGGTTGTTGAGATTCACAGGGTTATATATGCTAAAATGGATTTAAGCAAGGTCATAAAATGA
- a CDS encoding type II toxin-antitoxin system Phd/YefM family antitoxin, translated as MPHIRPVSDLRNNFADISRIIHETQEPVFLTKNGYGDMVVMSMEAYERKLFESEIYFKLKEAELEAKSTDKRYSHKEVFNELRARLTDKVESDEV; from the coding sequence ATGCCACATATTAGACCAGTATCAGATTTAAGAAATAATTTTGCTGATATATCAAGGATTATCCATGAAACTCAAGAACCAGTATTTTTGACCAAGAATGGTTATGGTGATATGGTTGTTATGAGTATGGAAGCTTATGAACGCAAACTGTTTGAAAGTGAAATTTACTTTAAGTTGAAGGAAGCGGAACTGGAAGCAAAATCAACTGATAAACGTTATTCCCATAAAGAAGTATTTAATGAATTAAGGGCAAGGTTAACGGATAAGGTGGAATCTGATGAAGTATGA
- a CDS encoding helix-turn-helix domain-containing protein: VSEVAELVKCNSAYIYSLIKAGLLPAIKLGSMKVRRTALLEFLEKFEGKDLTDPFNIKPLEQLNEEK; encoded by the coding sequence CTGTAAGTGAAGTTGCTGAACTGGTTAAATGTAATTCAGCTTACATTTACAGTTTAATTAAGGCAGGTTTACTACCAGCTATAAAACTTGGAAGCATGAAGGTAAGAAGAACTGCATTATTGGAATTCTTGGAAAAGTTTGAAGGCAAGGATTTAACTGACCCATTTAATATAAAACCATTAGAACAACTTAATGAGGAAAAATAA